One genomic window of Paracoccus alcaliphilus includes the following:
- a CDS encoding glutathione S-transferase family protein codes for MTITLHDYSLSGSCYKVRLMLGFLGLEYQRRQVDFYPGRQHKTPEFLAINPLGQLPVLEDDGLVLRDAQAILCHLANKYDKDGTWLPRDPASFGPVMMWLMFAGGELMAASSARLHDVMSYDLDIDAARRSARAAFRVLDDHLTHREIDGGTWIVGDHPTIADLACFPYVALSGDGGIGHEEYPAIRNWLREFRKLPGFHAMSGISEYV; via the coding sequence ATGACGATCACGCTTCACGACTATTCGCTTTCGGGCAGTTGCTACAAGGTCCGGCTGATGCTGGGCTTTCTGGGGCTGGAATATCAGCGCCGGCAGGTGGATTTCTATCCGGGCCGTCAGCACAAGACGCCGGAATTTCTGGCGATCAACCCGCTGGGGCAATTGCCGGTGCTGGAAGATGACGGGCTGGTTCTGCGCGATGCGCAGGCCATCCTGTGCCATCTGGCGAATAAATACGACAAGGACGGCACATGGCTGCCGCGCGATCCGGCCAGCTTTGGCCCGGTGATGATGTGGCTGATGTTCGCGGGGGGTGAACTGATGGCGGCGTCAAGCGCGCGGCTGCATGATGTGATGAGCTATGATCTGGATATTGATGCCGCGCGCAGATCGGCGCGTGCGGCGTTCCGGGTGCTGGACGATCACCTGACCCATCGCGAAATCGACGGCGGCACATGGATCGTGGGCGATCATCCCACCATCGCCGATCTGGCCTGCTTTCCCTATGTCGCGTTGTCGGGTGACGGCGGCATCGGGCACGAGGAATATCCGGCGATCCGCAACTGGCTGCGCGAATTCCGCAAGCTGCCCGGTTTCCATGCCATGTCCGGCATCTCCGAGTATGTCTGA
- a CDS encoding ABC transporter permease, which yields MMRLPWIVEPRIGRTGPRALLAPLIAVVTTVVAAVILMSSQGVAPSRAIWQLYVAPLSSLYNLSEVLLKMAPLLIIAQGLAIGFRAKVWNIGAEGQLLLGAIGGSLLPLWFNDSVNPMMLPTMAMCGMLFGMGWAALAAFLRTRFNANEILVTLMLNSIALQLLYYLVSGPLRDPYGFNFPQSALFPQVAMLPSLFGMGRANVSIIVALLATVAAWIFVERSMTGYKLQVGGVAPDAARYAGFREKRAVWLSLCIGGAAAGLAGVFEVAGPLGQLQRVVSPGYGFAAIIVAFLGGLNAIGILFAAFFMAVIYVGGDMAQASAGVPYAVNTSLQGVLLVSYIGARLFVDYRVRWRRDITQQGVN from the coding sequence ATGATGCGGCTTCCCTGGATCGTCGAGCCGAGGATCGGCAGGACCGGCCCGCGCGCCCTGCTGGCGCCGCTGATTGCGGTGGTCACGACGGTGGTGGCGGCGGTCATCCTGATGTCGTCGCAGGGCGTCGCGCCGTCGCGTGCGATCTGGCAGCTGTATGTCGCGCCGCTGTCCAGCCTCTACAATCTCAGCGAGGTGCTGCTGAAGATGGCGCCTTTGCTGATTATCGCGCAGGGGCTGGCGATCGGCTTTCGCGCCAAGGTCTGGAATATCGGCGCCGAAGGTCAGTTGCTGCTGGGCGCGATCGGCGGCAGCCTGTTGCCGCTGTGGTTCAATGACAGCGTGAACCCGATGATGCTGCCGACCATGGCGATGTGCGGGATGCTGTTCGGCATGGGCTGGGCGGCGCTGGCGGCGTTTCTGCGCACGCGGTTCAACGCCAACGAGATTCTGGTGACGCTGATGCTGAACAGCATCGCGCTGCAACTGCTGTACTATCTGGTATCCGGGCCGCTGCGTGATCCCTATGGCTTCAACTTTCCGCAATCGGCGCTGTTTCCGCAGGTGGCGATGCTGCCGTCGCTGTTCGGGATGGGGCGGGCGAATGTCTCGATCATCGTCGCGCTGCTGGCCACCGTCGCCGCGTGGATCTTTGTCGAGCGCAGCATGACCGGCTACAAGTTGCAGGTCGGCGGCGTGGCCCCGGATGCGGCCCGCTATGCCGGGTTCCGCGAGAAACGCGCGGTCTGGCTGAGCCTGTGCATCGGCGGCGCGGCGGCGGGTCTGGCCGGCGTGTTCGAGGTGGCCGGCCCGCTGGGGCAGTTGCAGCGGGTGGTGTCGCCCGGTTACGGTTTTGCCGCCATCATCGTGGCCTTTCTGGGCGGGCTGAACGCCATCGGCATCCTGTTCGCGGCCTTCTTCATGGCGGTGATCTATGTCGGCGGTGATATGGCGCAGGCCTCGGCCGGGGTGCCCTATGCGGTGAATACCTCGCTGCAAGGGGTGCTGCTGGTCAGCTATATCGGGGCACGGCTGTTCGTCGATTACCGCGTGCGGTGGCGGCGTGACATCACGCAGCAGGGGGTGAACTGA
- a CDS encoding AAA family ATPase gives MSAGKDPLPPYFNIDPAKAAARLSDPIDTARFAKAAAFAARGRQDLAERGYAPDGRKRLRRFSTWEVCRYLIPVAPAHFRRVLRKFPDLPQGMGEGNSKWFSLEDVLRLRDHFAAEGAAGREYRPWRPEGLPAKTIAVANFKGGVGKTSTAAHLAMSAALDGYKVLVIDLDSQGSMTSIMGGKVADEWSTAFPLLAKDYAQAMQDENRVREAAGQPPLPFDETLTEALKISAQDLIQPTHWPNIDLLGAQLNLYWAEFQIPVWRMGLRAWPLWDALSNALNNDRIVNEYDIIILDTPPALGYLTINALAAADILLVPLGASFLEFDSTGRFFDMLYSTFASVEDGENAARRRDGLPEMRFEWDAVRAIVTRFDAAQQTDLANVIQAYFGDFMTTYRQELTAMVGQAGEQVNGIYEADYREFNRDTYVRGRETFDRTWAEVKELILGTWWRDQQLEEAGKTEEQAHG, from the coding sequence ATGTCCGCAGGCAAGGACCCCCTCCCCCCATATTTCAACATCGACCCGGCAAAGGCGGCCGCGCGTCTGTCCGATCCTATCGACACGGCCCGATTCGCGAAAGCCGCCGCCTTCGCCGCCCGTGGCCGTCAGGATCTGGCCGAACGCGGCTATGCCCCCGATGGCCGCAAGCGCTTGCGCCGCTTCTCGACATGGGAGGTCTGCCGCTATCTGATCCCGGTCGCGCCCGCGCATTTCCGCCGCGTGCTGCGCAAGTTTCCCGACCTGCCGCAGGGCATGGGAGAGGGCAACTCGAAATGGTTCAGTCTCGAAGATGTCCTTCGCCTGCGCGACCATTTCGCGGCGGAAGGTGCAGCCGGGCGCGAATACCGCCCGTGGCGACCCGAAGGACTGCCCGCCAAGACCATCGCCGTGGCGAATTTCAAGGGTGGCGTCGGCAAGACCTCGACCGCCGCGCATCTGGCCATGTCGGCGGCGTTGGACGGCTACAAGGTGCTGGTGATCGACCTGGACAGTCAGGGCAGCATGACCTCGATCATGGGCGGCAAGGTGGCGGATGAATGGTCCACCGCCTTTCCGCTGCTGGCCAAGGATTACGCGCAGGCCATGCAGGACGAAAACCGGGTACGCGAGGCCGCCGGTCAGCCCCCCCTGCCCTTCGATGAGACCCTGACCGAGGCGCTGAAGATCTCGGCGCAGGATCTGATCCAGCCGACCCATTGGCCGAATATCGACCTTCTGGGCGCGCAGTTGAACCTGTACTGGGCGGAATTCCAGATTCCGGTCTGGCGCATGGGGCTGCGCGCATGGCCGTTATGGGATGCGCTCAGCAATGCGCTTAACAACGACCGCATCGTTAACGAATATGACATCATCATTCTCGATACTCCTCCGGCCCTGGGCTATCTGACGATCAACGCCCTGGCCGCTGCCGATATCCTGCTGGTGCCGCTTGGGGCATCCTTCCTTGAATTCGATTCCACGGGGCGTTTCTTCGACATGCTCTATTCGACCTTCGCCAGTGTCGAGGATGGGGAAAACGCCGCCCGCCGCCGAGACGGGCTGCCCGAGATGCGCTTTGAATGGGACGCGGTACGCGCCATCGTCACCCGCTTCGATGCCGCCCAGCAGACCGATCTGGCCAATGTCATTCAGGCCTATTTCGGCGATTTCATGACCACCTACCGGCAGGAACTGACCGCGATGGTCGGGCAGGCGGGCGAACAGGTGAACGGGATCTATGAGGCCGATTACCGCGAATTCAACCGCGACACCTATGTCCGGGGGCGCGAAACCTTTGACCGCACATGGGCCGAAGTGAAAGAACTGATTCTGGGAACATGGTGGCGCGACCAGCAACTGGAAGAAGCCGGAAAGACGGAGGAACAGGCACATGGCTAA
- a CDS encoding (2Fe-2S)-binding protein: protein MTATTDPVARNEWIACGWLGQIQPGASHDTMILGQPIRVTRTGQDSYRVTEIGEDGSEGRELPVQTRFTCIFTTLGEPTRPLPEIAEFDEPDRTVVGCGNVGVNTSPYRLVENFLDMAHFSFIHVDTLGATDKTEVLAYRTEHRKDVDEIWAVDCTFFQPAASKAVKGGQMTRYLYRVMSPFSVMLYKNISEDSDRNDAICVFIQPLTETRCLAYMPMAIVDNENTAADIADFQQSIFLQDRVILENQRPALLPLDPTYELPTRADASSIAFRRWLKAMDIRFGIYEKQAA, encoded by the coding sequence ATGACTGCGACCACCGACCCGGTTGCCCGTAACGAATGGATCGCCTGTGGCTGGCTGGGCCAGATCCAGCCGGGCGCCAGCCATGACACGATGATTCTGGGCCAGCCGATCCGCGTGACCCGCACGGGCCAGGACAGCTATCGCGTCACCGAGATCGGCGAGGACGGGTCCGAGGGGCGCGAATTGCCGGTCCAGACCCGCTTCACCTGCATCTTCACCACTCTGGGTGAACCGACGCGGCCCTTGCCCGAGATCGCCGAGTTCGACGAACCCGACCGCACCGTCGTCGGCTGCGGCAATGTCGGCGTGAATACCAGCCCCTATCGGCTGGTCGAGAACTTTCTGGACATGGCGCATTTCTCGTTCATCCATGTCGATACGCTGGGGGCGACGGACAAGACCGAGGTGCTGGCCTATCGCACCGAACATCGCAAGGACGTGGACGAGATCTGGGCGGTGGATTGCACCTTCTTCCAGCCCGCCGCGTCGAAGGCGGTGAAGGGCGGGCAGATGACGCGCTATCTCTATCGGGTGATGTCGCCGTTCAGCGTCATGCTGTACAAGAATATCAGCGAGGATTCCGACCGCAACGATGCGATCTGCGTCTTTATCCAGCCGCTGACCGAGACGCGCTGTCTGGCCTATATGCCGATGGCCATCGTGGATAACGAGAACACCGCCGCCGATATTGCCGATTTCCAGCAGTCGATCTTCTTGCAGGATCGGGTGATTCTGGAAAATCAGCGCCCGGCGCTGTTGCCGCTGGATCCGACCTATGAATTGCCGACCCGCGCGGATGCCAGCTCGATCGCGTTCCGCCGCTGGCTGAAGGCGATGGATATCCGTTTCGGCATTTACGAAAAGCAGGCTGCCTGA
- a CDS encoding replication initiation protein → MDEIPRDQLTGALRRGAVKKHVAAIHVSGKLTLLQRKLSNVLLLNAYDTLISRTRHQIDARTLCLMIGYNSNDIETLKQSLKGLAETVAEWDMLDERGQQEWGVSSLLSYAKLKGGVCEYAYSPALAEKLHDPKVFALINLNIQRRFTSGHALALYENCYRFVRTGSTGWWPLDLFRRLMGVDGSAYYETFKHLNAKIIKPAVAEVNKTSNIILTPETKKTGRAVTDIRFRIRENPQLAILDIDDGEGVRHGPVYARLRALGVSDRLARQWLSAHGEKQVLAKLDYVESRPNVKSMVGYLTAALEGDFQTVADGGGAGEGPAPNGRAEVLRRILEAVKARTPTQRDADRRLFLSQISDRRMREDFEKHGWMSPLNATRITIFWEEMSPGLMEGLQAAE, encoded by the coding sequence ATGGACGAGATTCCTCGCGACCAGTTGACGGGCGCGCTGCGCCGGGGCGCGGTCAAGAAGCATGTGGCCGCGATCCACGTTTCGGGCAAGCTGACGCTGTTGCAGCGCAAGCTGTCGAATGTGCTGCTGCTGAACGCCTATGACACGCTGATCAGCCGCACGCGCCACCAGATCGACGCGCGGACGCTGTGCCTGATGATCGGTTACAATTCGAACGATATCGAGACGCTGAAACAGTCGCTGAAGGGGCTGGCCGAGACGGTGGCGGAATGGGACATGCTGGATGAGCGGGGCCAGCAGGAATGGGGCGTGTCCAGCCTGCTGAGCTATGCCAAGCTGAAAGGCGGGGTCTGCGAATATGCCTATTCCCCGGCGCTGGCGGAAAAGCTGCATGATCCCAAGGTGTTCGCGCTGATCAACCTGAACATCCAGCGGCGGTTCACCTCGGGTCATGCGCTGGCGCTGTATGAAAACTGCTATCGCTTTGTGCGGACCGGCTCGACCGGGTGGTGGCCGCTGGATCTGTTCCGGCGACTGATGGGGGTCGATGGTTCGGCTTATTACGAGACGTTCAAGCATCTGAACGCCAAGATCATCAAGCCCGCCGTGGCCGAGGTGAACAAGACCAGCAACATCATCCTGACGCCTGAGACCAAGAAGACGGGCAGGGCGGTCACCGATATCCGCTTTCGCATCCGCGAAAACCCGCAGCTGGCGATTCTGGATATCGACGATGGCGAAGGGGTGCGGCATGGGCCGGTTTATGCGCGGCTGCGGGCTTTGGGGGTCAGCGACAGGCTGGCGCGGCAATGGCTGTCGGCGCATGGCGAAAAGCAGGTGCTGGCCAAGCTGGATTACGTGGAATCGCGGCCGAATGTGAAAAGCATGGTCGGCTATCTGACCGCCGCGCTGGAGGGGGATTTCCAGACCGTTGCCGATGGCGGCGGGGCAGGGGAGGGGCCTGCGCCCAACGGTCGGGCCGAGGTGCTGCGCCGCATCCTGGAGGCGGTCAAGGCGCGCACGCCGACGCAGCGCGATGCCGACAGGCGGCTGTTTCTGAGTCAGATTTCCGACCGCCGGATGCGCGAGGATTTCGAGAAACACGGCTGGATGTCGCCGCTGAACGCCACCCGCATCACCATCTTCTGGGAGGAGATGTCGCCCGGCCTGATGGAAGGGCTGCAAGCGGCAGAGTGA
- a CDS encoding PDR/VanB family oxidoreductase, with translation MTDENEFEVRIRKVRSETSEIRSFEFEAVNGQPLPEFQAGAHISISPFPGVVRQYSLVNDPADRSRYLIGVKRELNGRGGSSAMHTQLHEGGTVRITAPRNNFALRSGEGGRRLLLAGGIGVTPLLSMAQVLAAQGEDFELHYFARTNSEIAFRDLILESEWSDRVAYHFGLVPPLLTEVLHEILREGGHSVYLCGPNPFMDIVRHCAEATGWPADAIILEHFSAEVPVLTPGEGEFVLRLAKSGIELVVPSDRTIIEVIREAGIEIKTSCEQGVCGTCITEVIEGEVEHHDLFLSPDEQEGGRLIMPCVSRCTSRLLVLNI, from the coding sequence ATGACGGATGAGAACGAATTCGAGGTCCGCATCCGCAAGGTCCGATCCGAGACATCGGAAATCCGCAGCTTTGAATTCGAGGCGGTGAATGGCCAGCCCCTGCCGGAATTTCAGGCCGGGGCGCATATCTCGATCTCGCCCTTTCCGGGCGTGGTGCGGCAATATTCGCTGGTCAATGATCCGGCGGATCGCAGCCGTTACCTGATCGGGGTCAAGCGCGAGTTGAACGGGCGCGGCGGATCCAGCGCGATGCATACGCAACTGCACGAGGGCGGCACCGTCCGCATCACCGCCCCGCGCAACAATTTCGCCCTGCGTTCGGGCGAGGGCGGGCGCCGCCTGCTGCTGGCGGGCGGAATCGGGGTGACGCCGCTGCTGAGCATGGCGCAGGTGCTGGCCGCGCAGGGCGAGGATTTCGAGCTGCACTATTTCGCGCGCACCAACAGCGAGATCGCCTTTCGCGACCTGATCCTGGAAAGCGAATGGTCGGATCGCGTCGCCTATCACTTCGGGCTGGTGCCGCCGCTGCTGACCGAGGTGCTGCACGAGATCCTGCGCGAGGGCGGCCATTCGGTCTATCTGTGCGGGCCCAATCCGTTCATGGATATCGTGCGCCATTGCGCCGAGGCGACCGGCTGGCCCGCCGACGCGATCATTCTGGAACATTTTTCGGCAGAGGTGCCGGTTCTGACGCCGGGAGAGGGCGAATTCGTGCTGCGGTTGGCCAAAAGCGGGATCGAGCTTGTGGTGCCGTCGGACCGCACCATCATCGAGGTCATCCGCGAGGCGGGGATCGAGATCAAGACCAGTTGCGAACAGGGTGTCTGCGGCACCTGCATCACCGAAGTGATCGAGGGGGAAGTGGAACATCACGATCTTTTCCTCAGCCCGGACGAGCAGGAGGGCGGCAGGCTGATCATGCCTTGCGTATCCCGCTGCACATCCCGGCTGCTGGTGCTGAATATCTAA
- a CDS encoding LysR family transcriptional regulator: protein MNLEDITVFLQIAAEGSLTGAARVLYRPKATVSHQLRRLEEEIGAPLFIRSANRLVLSDAGTEFLEHARTIRRACERGLDSARTGQKNAQGTMRIGSTGEFASNLIAPLILHFARHNPDLRLDLTVVRSDLLLSSRESYDCLLYLGEPPMPQVSEMTGRLLGRFTFGLYCSPGYLARHRAPENPTQLRQHDLLAYHNAENITLWELRNGDEEYSLHPHTKLLSNDYWVIKLSAIHDHGICFVPKFFARLEVEQGLLVPVLPDWSSREVPLYALFASHRLRNTQIADLVNSLTQNFADMQTYLYTASAKQEFRK, encoded by the coding sequence ATGAATCTTGAAGACATCACCGTGTTTTTGCAGATCGCCGCCGAAGGGTCGCTGACGGGTGCTGCGCGGGTGCTCTATCGCCCAAAGGCGACGGTCAGCCACCAGTTGCGCAGGCTGGAAGAGGAAATCGGCGCGCCGCTGTTCATCCGCTCGGCCAACCGGCTGGTGCTGTCGGATGCGGGGACCGAGTTTCTGGAACATGCGCGCACGATCCGGCGGGCCTGCGAACGCGGTCTGGACAGCGCCCGGACCGGCCAGAAGAACGCGCAGGGCACGATGCGCATCGGCTCGACCGGGGAGTTCGCCTCGAACCTGATCGCGCCGCTGATCCTGCATTTCGCACGCCACAATCCCGACCTGCGGCTGGATCTGACGGTGGTGCGCTCTGACCTGCTGCTCAGTTCGCGCGAAAGCTATGACTGTCTGCTTTATCTGGGCGAACCGCCGATGCCGCAGGTCTCGGAAATGACCGGCCGCCTGCTGGGCCGGTTCACCTTCGGTCTCTATTGCAGCCCCGGCTATCTGGCCCGCCACCGCGCGCCCGAAAACCCGACCCAGCTGCGCCAGCACGATCTGCTGGCCTATCACAATGCCGAAAACATCACCTTGTGGGAACTGCGCAACGGCGATGAGGAATACAGCCTGCATCCCCATACCAAGCTGCTCAGCAACGATTACTGGGTCATCAAACTGTCGGCCATCCATGATCACGGCATCTGTTTCGTGCCGAAATTCTTTGCCCGGCTAGAGGTCGAACAGGGCCTGCTAGTTCCGGTCCTGCCCGATTGGTCCTCGCGAGAGGTGCCGCTTTATGCGCTGTTCGCCAGCCACCGGCTGCGCAACACGCAGATCGCCGATCTGGTCAACTCCCTGACGCAGAATTTCGCCGACATGCAGACCTATCTTTATACCGCATCGGCCAAGCAGGAGTTCCGCAAGTAA
- a CDS encoding ABC transporter ATP-binding protein yields the protein MGMAATAACHPEPVEAGSPLLDLGGVTKAFQTVVANRDVSLAIRPGEIHAVLGENGAGKSTLMKMIYGVFPPDAGEMRWNGEPVVLTSPAQARKLGIGMVFQHFSLFESLTVAENISLTVPDSVARLAGRIREIGQRFSLPVNPDSLVHSLSVGERQRVEIIRCLLQEPQLIIMDEPTSVLPPSGIPALFDTIRELAAQGCAVLFISHKLEEIRSLCHSATVMRAGEVVATVDPRRASALELAHLMIGREIPHPKRTAPMPGRDPVLELAQLSQPSDDPFGVGLHDLDLRLYPGEIVGIAGISGNGQKELAALLSGEAVLDRRRRDLVRVLGQGCGDMDAKLRRGMGLAFVPEDRNGRGSVPEMTLAENALLTGHAQGMVRRGLIERSRMRAFAETCIREMGVRCTGPEAEARSLSGGNLQKFIMGREIRLKPKVLVAAQPTWGVDVGAAALIRQQLIDLRDSGVGILVISEELDELFEVSDRIHVLFRGRLSPALGRAEATVSTIGDYMTGGFLPRDVTKARVTA from the coding sequence ATGGGCATGGCCGCCACAGCCGCCTGTCACCCCGAGCCGGTCGAGGCCGGTTCGCCGCTGCTGGATCTGGGCGGCGTGACCAAGGCATTCCAGACGGTGGTTGCGAATCGCGATGTCTCGCTGGCCATCCGCCCCGGCGAAATCCATGCCGTGCTGGGGGAAAACGGCGCGGGCAAAAGCACGCTGATGAAGATGATCTATGGCGTCTTTCCCCCCGATGCGGGCGAGATGCGCTGGAATGGCGAACCCGTTGTGCTGACCAGTCCGGCGCAGGCGCGCAAGCTGGGCATCGGCATGGTTTTCCAGCATTTCTCGTTGTTTGAATCGCTGACCGTGGCGGAAAACATCTCTTTGACCGTGCCGGACAGCGTGGCCCGGCTGGCGGGACGTATCCGCGAGATCGGGCAGCGGTTTTCGCTGCCGGTGAACCCGGATTCGCTGGTTCATTCGCTGTCGGTCGGCGAACGGCAGCGGGTCGAGATCATCCGCTGCCTGTTGCAGGAGCCGCAGCTGATCATCATGGACGAGCCGACCTCGGTGCTGCCACCAAGCGGGATTCCAGCGCTGTTCGACACCATCCGCGAACTGGCCGCGCAGGGCTGCGCCGTGCTGTTCATCAGCCACAAGCTGGAGGAAATCCGCAGCCTGTGCCACAGCGCCACGGTGATGCGCGCGGGCGAGGTGGTGGCGACGGTCGATCCGCGCCGGGCCAGCGCCTTGGAACTGGCGCATCTGATGATCGGGCGGGAAATCCCGCATCCGAAACGCACCGCCCCCATGCCGGGGCGCGATCCGGTGCTGGAACTGGCGCAGCTGTCGCAGCCTTCGGACGATCCGTTCGGGGTCGGCCTGCATGATCTGGATCTGCGGCTGTATCCCGGAGAGATCGTCGGCATTGCCGGGATTTCGGGCAATGGCCAGAAGGAACTGGCGGCGCTGCTGTCGGGCGAGGCGGTGCTGGACCGCCGCCGCCGCGATCTGGTCCGGGTGCTGGGTCAGGGATGCGGCGACATGGATGCCAAGCTGCGCCGCGGGATGGGGCTGGCCTTCGTTCCCGAGGATCGCAACGGTCGCGGGTCCGTTCCCGAAATGACGCTGGCGGAAAACGCGCTGCTGACCGGCCATGCGCAGGGGATGGTGCGGCGCGGTCTGATCGAGCGGTCGCGGATGCGCGCCTTCGCCGAAACCTGCATCCGTGAAATGGGTGTGCGCTGCACCGGCCCCGAGGCCGAGGCCCGCAGCCTGTCGGGCGGCAACCTGCAAAAATTCATCATGGGCCGCGAAATCCGGCTGAAGCCGAAGGTGCTGGTGGCCGCGCAGCCGACATGGGGCGTGGATGTGGGCGCCGCCGCGCTGATCCGCCAGCAACTGATCGACCTGCGCGATTCCGGCGTCGGCATTCTGGTCATCAGCGAGGAGCTGGACGAATTGTTCGAGGTCAGCGACCGTATCCATGTGCTGTTCCGGGGCCGCCTGTCGCCCGCGCTTGGCCGGGCCGAGGCCACCGTCTCGACCATCGGCGATTACATGACCGGGGGCTTTCTGCCCCGCGATGTTACCAAGGCGAGGGTCACGGCATGA
- a CDS encoding BMP family ABC transporter substrate-binding protein — MKRRLTNWIAAACMALPLTGIAATAEPVLIGLIYPTPVADVGWAKQLDLGREAVEEAFGDRVTTRVVENIPEGPDASRVVNQLVADGAKFVVLGSFGYMNDGLRLAQRSPDVDFIHASGFRQAENFGTFTARSYEAFYLAGMAAGMVTESNTIGIVAAFAIPEVIAEVNAITLAARKENPDVNIRIVWVNSWFDPAREQEAARAVISQGADVVFSLHQDTPSVVNVAQAEGVYVVNTGSDMSAHGPDAVLGSVVHDWSSYFVEAVGASLEGNFEGHDERGGLASGAVSVQAWNDVLTEEQMARINETEAALISGEAHVFAGPLKDQSGTERVAEGEALPDPEIFAMNWLVEGLTGSLPQ, encoded by the coding sequence ATGAAACGCAGACTGACAAACTGGATCGCAGCCGCCTGCATGGCGCTGCCGCTGACCGGGATCGCGGCCACGGCCGAGCCGGTCCTGATCGGCCTGATCTATCCGACGCCGGTGGCGGATGTCGGCTGGGCCAAGCAACTGGATCTGGGGCGCGAAGCCGTCGAGGAAGCATTCGGCGACCGCGTGACCACCCGCGTGGTCGAGAATATCCCCGAAGGGCCCGATGCCAGTCGCGTCGTGAACCAGCTGGTGGCCGATGGGGCGAAATTCGTCGTGCTGGGGTCGTTCGGTTACATGAATGACGGGTTGCGGCTGGCGCAGCGCAGCCCGGATGTGGATTTCATCCATGCCAGCGGTTTCCGGCAGGCCGAAAATTTCGGCACCTTTACCGCACGCAGCTATGAGGCGTTCTATCTGGCCGGGATGGCGGCGGGCATGGTCACCGAAAGCAACACCATCGGCATCGTCGCGGCATTCGCCATCCCCGAGGTGATCGCCGAGGTCAACGCCATCACGCTGGCCGCCCGCAAGGAAAACCCCGATGTCAATATCCGCATCGTCTGGGTGAACAGCTGGTTCGATCCGGCCCGCGAACAAGAAGCCGCGCGGGCGGTGATCTCGCAAGGGGCGGATGTGGTGTTCTCGTTGCATCAGGATACGCCTTCGGTGGTGAATGTGGCGCAGGCCGAAGGGGTCTATGTCGTCAATACCGGATCGGACATGAGCGCGCATGGGCCTGATGCGGTTCTGGGATCGGTCGTGCATGACTGGAGTTCCTATTTCGTCGAGGCTGTCGGTGCCTCGCTGGAGGGCAATTTCGAGGGCCATGACGAACGCGGCGGGCTGGCATCGGGTGCGGTGTCGGTGCAGGCGTGGAATGACGTGCTGACCGAGGAGCAGATGGCCCGGATCAACGAGACCGAGGCGGCGCTGATCAGCGGCGAGGCGCATGTCTTTGCCGGCCCGCTGAAGGATCAGAGCGGCACCGAGCGCGTGGCCGAGGGCGAGGCTTTGCCCGATCCCGAGATTTTCGCGATGAACTGGCTGGTGGAAGGTCTGACCGGATCGCTGCCGCAATAA
- a CDS encoding ABC transporter permease yields the protein MGTTLVFLLSGTLLAATPLLLAAMGELIVERAGILNLSIEGMMALGAVVGFATIMATGSHWLALGNQVATGIAVGILGLGLSGLIGKPYEGMTVAPMKRIPIPVLSEIPIIGPGLFNHSALVYLAPLLAVGLWWMLRSTRIGLIIRAVGESPESAHAIGYSVLMTRFLAVMVGGFMAGLAGAFIATVSATLWSDGMIAGRGWIVVALVVFATWRVDRLVIGAWLFGLATIAELLVQGAGISVPSQLLTSIPYIATIIAISILSMDGRKMRLNAPASLGRTYNSTA from the coding sequence ATGGGAACGACACTTGTTTTCCTGCTGTCGGGCACGCTGCTGGCCGCGACGCCGCTGTTGCTGGCCGCGATGGGAGAGCTGATCGTGGAACGCGCGGGCATCCTCAACCTGAGTATCGAGGGGATGATGGCGCTGGGGGCGGTGGTCGGTTTCGCCACGATCATGGCGACGGGCAGTCACTGGCTGGCGCTGGGGAATCAGGTCGCCACCGGCATTGCGGTCGGTATTCTGGGGCTGGGCCTGTCGGGGCTGATCGGCAAACCCTATGAGGGCATGACGGTCGCGCCGATGAAGCGGATCCCGATCCCGGTCCTGTCCGAGATCCCGATCATCGGCCCGGGCCTGTTCAACCATTCGGCTCTGGTCTATCTGGCGCCGCTGCTGGCGGTTGGGCTGTGGTGGATGCTGCGCAGCACGAGGATCGGGCTGATCATCCGCGCCGTGGGCGAATCGCCGGAATCGGCCCATGCCATCGGCTATAGCGTGCTGATGACCCGGTTTCTGGCGGTCATGGTGGGCGGCTTCATGGCCGGGCTGGCGGGCGCCTTCATCGCCACCGTCTCCGCGACGTTGTGGTCGGACGGGATGATCGCCGGGCGCGGCTGGATCGTGGTGGCGCTGGTGGTCTTTGCCACATGGCGCGTGGACCGGCTGGTCATCGGCGCCTGGCTGTTCGGGCTGGCCACGATTGCCGAATTGCTGGTGCAGGGGGCGGGTATCTCGGTGCCATCGCAACTGCTGACCAGCATTCCCTATATCGCCACGATCATTGCCATTTCGATCCTGTCGATGGATGGCCGCAAGATGCGCCTGAACGCCCCGGCCTCTTTGGGCCGCACCTATAACAGTACCGCCTGA